In Cicer arietinum cultivar CDC Frontier isolate Library 1 chromosome 1, Cicar.CDCFrontier_v2.0, whole genome shotgun sequence, one DNA window encodes the following:
- the LOC101488455 gene encoding protein BIIDXI, producing MARSSTTMKWVFSFLPLFLLHFSLTITAEDGLVANGDFELSPSNGFPSEAIVEGPSEVPNWKSNGTVELVESGQKQGGMILIVPQGRHAVRLGNDAEISQELPVEKGSLYSVTFCAARTCAQLESLNVSVAGASQTIDLQTLYNVQGWNPYAVSFNADTESFRLVFKNPGMEDDPTCGPIIDNIAIKKLFTPDKPKDNAVINGDFEEGPWMFRNTSMGVLLPTNLDGETSSLPGWIVESNRAVRYIDSDHYTVPQGRRAIELLSGKEGIISQMVETKPDETYSLTFSLGHADDKCKEPLAVMAFAGDQTQNFHYTPNSNSTFQISSLNFTAKADMTRIAFYSVYYNTRSDDMSSLCGPVVDDVRVWFSASNGLRGLGFVRLGLGILGLVLVLV from the exons ATGGCTCGGAGCTCCACAACTATGAAATGGGTCTTCTCCTTCCTCCCTTTATTCCTGCTCCATTTCTCCCTCACAATCACCGCAGAAGACG gGTTAGTAGCAAATGGAGATTTTGAGTTAAGCCCATCAAACGGGTTCCCTAGTGAAGCAATAGTAGAGGGACCGAGTGAAGTCCCAAACTGGAAATCAAACGGCACCGTTGAGTTAGTTGAATCAGGGCAAAAACAAGGTGGGATGATCCTGATCGTACCACAAGGTAGACACGCAGTTAGACTAGGCAACGACGCTGAGATTAGCCAAGAATTACCGGTAGAAAAGGGTTCACTTTACTCGGTCACGTTTTGTGCAGCTCGCACGTGTGCTCAGCTCGAATCTCTTAATGTGTCAGTGGCAGGTGCATCACAGACGATAGACCTGCAGACACTCTACAATGTACAAGGTTGGAACCCTTACGCGGTTTCTTTCAATGCGGATACTGAGAGTTTTAGGTTGGTATTTAAGAATCCAGGTATGGAGGATGACCCTACTTGTGGCCCCATTATTGATAACATTGCTATCAAGAAGCTTTTCACTCCTGATAAGCCCAAAG ACAATGCAGTAATCAATGGTGATTTTGAAGAAGGTCCATGGATGTTTAGGAACACTTCAATGGGTGTACTACTTCCAACAAACCTAGACGGAGAAACTTCATCACTACCTGGTTGGATAGTTGAATCAAATCGAGCCGTCCGCTACATTGATTCCGATCACTACACCGTTCCACAAGGACGGAGAGCCATCGAGCTTCTCTCCGGAAAGGAAGGCATCATATCGCAAATGGTCGAAACCAAACCCGACGAGACATATagcttgacattttcattaggTCATGCTGATGACAAATGCAAGGAACCTCTTGCTGTCATGGCCTTTGCAGGTGACCAAACTCAAAACTTTCATTACACTCCAAATTCAAATTCTACATTCCAAATTTCTAGCCTCAATTTCACTGCCAAGGCTGATATGACTAGAATTGCTTTCTATAGTGTTTACTACAATACTAGAAGTGATGATATGAGTTCTCTCTGTGGGCCTGTTGTGGATGATGTCAGGGTTTGGTTTTCTGCCTCTAATGGGCTTCGTGGGTTAGGCTTTGTAAGACTTGGCCTTgggattttgggtttagtttTAGTTCTTGTCTAA
- the LOC101493347 gene encoding probable F-box protein At4g22030, with the protein MEIISDRLEMHKNIGIQRDNWNHLLLSSINMMTLSAASMIGLASVSSSGVESPLLALKVSSTILYMASTGLLLLMNKVQPSQLSEEQRNAVRFFKQLQGEFKTRLVLGNVTEFDVDEAMEKVLALDKAFPLPLLGSMIEKFPQNVKPAIWWPQRKQKYKGQNGKLKNNNGWDLRLEEEMKKIVMVLKKKDMGKKLKLSEFFLKLNKILAVSGPILTCLAAVGSVFLGSVNSTWPVMLAIICGGLASVVNTIEHGGQVGMVFEFYRGASGFFQLMEETIEVNLNEDDFLKRENGELFEIKLALQLGRSVSELRQFSDLLPSLDDDDDDACEEFASKLF; encoded by the coding sequence ATGGAAATCATATCAGATAGATTAGAAATGCACAAAAACATTGGAATCCAGCGTGACAATTGGAACCATCTTCTACTGTCATCGATCAACATGATGACACTTTCTGCTGCATCAATGATTGGTCTTGCATCAGTTTCATCAAGTGGAGTCGAATCACCTCTTTTAGCATTGAAAGTTTCTTCCACAATTCTTTACATGGCTTCCACTGGTTTGCTTCTGTTGATGAACAAAGTTCAGCCATCACAACTTTCAGAAGAACAGAGAAATGCTGTTAGATTCTTTAAGCAGCTTCAAGGAGAATTCAAAACAAGGCTTGTTCTTGGGAATGTTACTGAATTTGATGTTGATGAAGCAATGGAGAAAGTTTTGGCATTGGATAAAGCTTTTCCTCTTCCTTTGTTAGGATCAATGATTGAGAAGTTCCCTCAAAATGTTAAACCAGCTATATGGTGGCCACAAAGGAAGCAAAAATATAAAGGGCAAAATgggaaattgaaaaataataatggaTGGGATTTAAGGTTGGAAGAGGAAATGAAAAAGATTGTGATGGTTTTGAAAAAGAAGGATAtgggaaaaaaattgaagttgagtgaattttttttgaagttgaatAAAATATTAGCAGTTTCTGGTCCAATACTAACTTGTCTTGCAGCAGTTGGTTCTGTTTTTTTGGGCTCTGTTAATTCAACTTGGCCTGTGATGCTTGCAATTATTTGTGGAGGTTTGGCAAGTGTTGTTAATACTATAGAACATGGTGGACAAGTTGGGATGGTGTTTGAGTTTTATAGGGGAGCTAGTGGTTTCTTTCAGCTCATGGAAGAGACTATAGAGGTAAATTTAAATGAAGATGATTTTCTTAAAAGAGAAAATGGTGAGTTGTTTGAAATTAAACTTGCTTTACAATTAGGTAGGAGTGTCTCAGAACTAAGGCAATTTTCTGACTTGTTACCTTCCttagatgatgatgatgatgatgcttGTGAAGAGTTTGCTAGCAAGCTTTTCTAG